In a genomic window of Candidatus Zixiibacteriota bacterium:
- a CDS encoding ATP-binding protein: MDYKGRIIGKSITEIYFRTFYEEELHLGDILVALDEERNLPFYLRIVDVSYGVEATDPDWASRTAGNMMLLDRQDESYQFQEKERRLFKIGRCVPLGYVKNHQFKKPRTIPEHFSRVRTPNNEDFLFLKKYMGDVEVGSLRSGEEILDFKIGISGELFPYHIGIFATTGMGKSNLMKVLASSVLESGRYGMLILDPHGEYYDGGGDPKHKGLVDHPLAKDRLRVYSSRDLKGPYNKLKISSKEIEIKDVRHIYGFTQAQVEALYALSHHFRHDWLVGVTKSSIQELAMSISSGGAFFESTIGVIQRRAEQILRLPFVHGDPQVSITLNVINDLSLGKVVLIDTSNMSEQEELLISAVLTRAVFSRNREAYQDPAKFKKILPTLIVMEEAQRVLSQKGESDINIFAQVSREGRKFKTGLCAITQQPKLINEELLSQFNTLFILGLADERDRNILKSSAKQDISDLGAEIQMLEAGEALITSPQAPFAIPAKVYLFEEWLKERKDLLKDKNSVDVKVDEGFFK; the protein is encoded by the coding sequence ATGGATTACAAAGGCAGGATTATCGGCAAAAGCATTACTGAGATTTATTTCCGGACTTTTTATGAGGAGGAGCTGCATTTGGGGGATATCCTGGTTGCTCTGGACGAGGAGCGGAATCTTCCTTTCTATCTAAGGATTGTAGATGTCAGCTACGGGGTTGAGGCAACTGATCCGGATTGGGCTTCGCGCACTGCAGGGAATATGATGCTTTTAGACCGGCAGGATGAGTCTTACCAGTTTCAGGAAAAAGAGAGAAGGCTTTTCAAGATCGGTAGATGTGTGCCTTTAGGTTATGTCAAAAATCACCAATTCAAAAAGCCCAGAACCATACCGGAGCATTTCTCCAGGGTTAGAACTCCGAATAATGAGGATTTTCTTTTCCTGAAAAAATATATGGGGGATGTCGAGGTCGGCTCTTTGCGTTCAGGTGAGGAAATTCTGGATTTTAAAATCGGAATCAGCGGAGAGCTGTTTCCATATCACATAGGGATATTTGCCACTACCGGGATGGGGAAAAGTAATCTGATGAAAGTTTTGGCTTCTTCAGTCTTGGAATCGGGCAGATACGGAATGCTGATCTTAGACCCGCACGGTGAATATTATGACGGTGGGGGTGACCCGAAACACAAAGGGCTGGTTGACCATCCTCTGGCAAAAGATAGACTGAGGGTCTATTCTTCCAGAGATCTAAAGGGACCTTATAATAAGCTCAAGATAAGCTCCAAAGAGATAGAGATAAAGGACGTCAGGCACATTTATGGTTTTACGCAGGCTCAAGTTGAGGCTCTATATGCTTTATCTCACCATTTCAGGCATGATTGGTTAGTGGGGGTGACGAAAAGCTCTATTCAGGAGCTGGCGATGAGCATATCCTCAGGCGGTGCATTTTTTGAATCAACCATCGGGGTTATCCAGAGAAGGGCTGAGCAGATTTTGAGGCTTCCTTTTGTACACGGTGACCCACAGGTCTCCATCACTCTGAACGTGATTAATGATTTAAGCCTGGGGAAGGTAGTCTTAATTGACACTTCCAATATGTCTGAGCAGGAAGAGCTTTTGATCTCTGCGGTTCTTACCAGAGCGGTTTTTTCCAGAAACAGGGAAGCATATCAGGACCCGGCCAAGTTCAAAAAAATCCTGCCGACTTTGATCGTGATGGAGGAAGCCCAGAGAGTCTTATCTCAAAAAGGAGAGTCAGACATAAATATCTTCGCCCAAGTTTCCAGGGAAGGAAGGAAATTCAAAACCGGTCTTTGTGCCATCACCCAGCAGCCAAAGCTGATTAACGAGGAGCTTCTATCTCAGTTCAATACCCTTTTCATCTTAGGACTGGCAGATGAACGTGACCGGAATATCTTAAAAAGCTCAGCCAAGCAGGATATATCAGATTTAGGAGCGGAGATTCAGATGCTTGAGGCAGGGGAAGCCCTGATCACTTCTCCGCAGGCACCTTTTGCCATCCCGGCAAAGGTTTATCTTTTTGAGGAATGGCTGAAAGAGAGAAAGGATTTACTTAAGGATAAAAATTCTGTTGACGTGAAAGTGGATGAAGGATTCTTTAAATGA